The proteins below are encoded in one region of Drosophila santomea strain STO CAGO 1482 chromosome 2R, Prin_Dsan_1.1, whole genome shotgun sequence:
- the LOC120445883 gene encoding uncharacterized protein LOC120445883: MAGSPGVKDKLNLIVGGDICEVYRDGFNCGSFGFWCGLVGLAVFVLFLAYFHINRERIDPTE; this comes from the coding sequence ATGGCTGGATCACCTGGCGTCAAGGATAAGCTGAATCTGATTGTTGGCGGGGACATTTGCGAGGTATACCGGGATGGCTTCAACTGCGGATCCTTTGGCTTTTGGTGCGGACTCGTCGGACTGGCCGTCTTCGTGCTTTTTCTGGCCTACTTTCATATAAATCGGGAGCGAATAGATCCGACGGAATAA
- the LOC120445936 gene encoding uncharacterized protein LOC120445936, translating into MSCVTKESPPTSNSKSNSNSNYSNSNSKSGSCHTQATATTTITTVRDRNGGEITWRATSGNCGLMNIPQ; encoded by the coding sequence ATGTCATGTGTAACTAAGGAGTCGCCACCAACCAGCAATAGCaaaagcaatagcaatagcaactacagtaacagcaacagcaaaagtgGTTCCTGCCACACacaagcaacagcaacaacaacaataacaacggTAAGAGACCGGAATGGAGGGGAAATCACCTGGAGAGCAACAAGCGGAAACTGCGGTCTGATGAATATCCCGCAGTGA